The Pseudomonadota bacterium genome contains the following window.
CGTGGTGGCAGCACTGGTACTTTTATTGTTGACACCGTTCGTGTTGCTTCGCACGCCGACGGACATTTTTCCGGAGATCAACATCCCGGTTATCGGTGTGGTGTGGACATACAATGGTCTCAATGCCCGGGAGATGGAGGAACGCATCCTCTACAACCACGAGCGCATGATCAGCACCCTGGTCAACGATATTGAGCATATCGAGTCCACTGCCTACAACGGGGTAGGCGTGATTAAGGTGTTCCTGCAGCCGGGCGGCTCGGTTTCAGACGGGGTGGCCCAGATTACGGCCAGCGGACAAACGGTTTTGCGATTTCTTCCGCCGGGAATCACCCCGCCTTTCATTATTCGTTACAATGCGTCCTCGGTCCCGATCCTCCAGTACAGTATTGCAAGCAAGAAATTCTCGGAGCAGGAACTGCAGGACATGGCGACGAACTACGTCAAGATCGGTCTTTCATCCATCCGGGGAGCCTCCGTTCCGTATCCGGCTGGCGGGAAAGCACGCCTCGTCGCCGTAGATATCGACCTGGC
Protein-coding sequences here:
- a CDS encoding efflux RND transporter permease subunit; translated protein: MWIVRLALRRPYTFVVAALVLLLLTPFVLLRTPTDIFPEINIPVIGVVWTYNGLNAREMEERILYNHERMISTLVNDIEHIESTAYNGVGVIKVFLQPGGSVSDGVAQITASGQTVLRFLPPGITPPFIIRYNASSVPILQYSIASKKFSEQELQDMATNYVKIGLSSIRGASVPYPAGGKARLVAVDIDLAALQAKNLTSQDVVNAFNAQNFILPSGTAKIGGTEYSISMNSNVAALAALNDLP